The following are encoded in a window of Primulina huaijiensis isolate GDHJ02 unplaced genomic scaffold, ASM1229523v2 scaffold3245, whole genome shotgun sequence genomic DNA:
- the LOC140968066 gene encoding uncharacterized protein, with product MRQNLKIEGNEDAKNKEIEGVIEQCYDKYFVNTENWSSADFYHAVCQTVEEINKKIGSTQFRVPTISTIDHAYKKHHQGKGKLLKREEFQKILEEVILDTGVTNIGAKDLLFYIFGVPATTLFFKQRLIPKLIPNEVFIPFVTSATVFLLAKFNKI from the exons ATGAGGCAAAATCTCAAGATAGAAG GAAATGAGGATGCAAAAAATAAGGAAATTGAAGGTGTGATAGAACAGTGCTACGACAAGTACTTTGTGAACACCGAGAATTGGAGCTCAGCTGATTTCTACCATGCGGTGTGCCAGACTGTCGA agaaattaataaaaagatTGGCAGCACGCAATTTCGGGTGCCAACGATTTCCACAATTGATCACGCATACAAA aaaCATCACCAAGGCAAAGGAAAATTGCTGAAAAGGGAagaatttcagaaaattcttGAAGAAGTGATTCTTGACACAGGGGTCACAAATATTGGTGCAAAAGATTTATTATTCTACATTTTCGGAGTCCCTGCCACCACCCTTTTCTTCAAGCAACGTTTGATTCCAAAGCTAATACCTAATGAAGTTTTCATACCTTTTGTCACTTCTGCTACTGTTTTCCTCCTTgcaaaatttaacaaaatataa